CGCTCGTCACGTTGCTATATCCCACCGAGGGAGCCGTCTCCGTCAACGGCTACGACGTTCGAACCGATCCGCAGGCGGTCCGCGAATCGATTGGCTACATGGCGCAGGAGACCAGCGTCGACGAGGAACTGACCGCCCGCGAGAACGTCCGGTTCGCCTGTGAACTGTACGGCGTCCCGAAGGCCGACCGAGCGGACCGCATCGCGGAACTACTCGAGATCGTCGGCCTCGGGGACGTCGCCGACACGCGGGCGGCGAACTTCTCCGGCGGCATGCAGAAGCGATTGGACGCGGCCACGGCACTGGTCCATCGACCGTCCGTAGTGTTCCTCGACGAACCGACCGTGGGCCTCGATCCGGAGGCGCGACTGCGGCTGTGGGACCATCTCGAGGGACTCCTCGAGCGCGGGAGCACCATCTTTCTTACGACGCAGTACCTCGACGAGGCCGATCGCCGCTGTGATCGGCTCGCCCTGCTCCGGGATGGCGAGGTTGTTGCGACCGATACGCCGGCCGCGCTCAAGTCCCGCGTCGGCGGTGACGTGTTGGCCCTGCAGTTTGCCGACGACGTCGATCACCGGATCGCACGGGCGAAGCGCGTCGTGCGTGAGTCGGATGCGGTCGATCCCGTGGCGATCGAGACGACAGAGAACGGGCTCACCGTCACGGCGGCGACCGCTCGTCGGAGCGCCCACGACCTGTTCGTCGCGCTCTCCGAGGCGGGGATTCGCGTGACCGGGTTCGACGTCCGATCGCCGACGCTGGACGACGTCTTCCTCTCGCTGAC
This genomic stretch from Natrinema sp. SYSU A 869 harbors:
- a CDS encoding ABC transporter ATP-binding protein, with amino-acid sequence MTETAPSSEQSGQIDASLAIDAENVHVTYADGTKAVRGVSLSVQPGECFGFVGPNGAGKTTTIRTLVTLLYPTEGAVSVNGYDVRTDPQAVRESIGYMAQETSVDEELTARENVRFACELYGVPKADRADRIAELLEIVGLGDVADTRAANFSGGMQKRLDAATALVHRPSVVFLDEPTVGLDPEARLRLWDHLEGLLERGSTIFLTTQYLDEADRRCDRLALLRDGEVVATDTPAALKSRVGGDVLALQFADDVDHRIARAKRVVRESDAVDPVAIETTENGLTVTAATARRSAHDLFVALSEAGIRVTGFDVRSPTLDDVFLSLTGDRPDRSESGDGPRWASAAAKREGSR